ATACTTAACGTCGCCATCTTAGTTTGTCCAAGAGGCGCAAGATGGCACTCCCTTTCAGTGCGCTCTCTTTACCTTCTCTGACAGCGCGGTTGTAACCACTTGTTGCTTGTGCAGCACCAAGCTTGAGCAAGATGCCATAATTTTTTTCGACTCTGCTACGTTCTTTTTCCCAACGTTCAACAAAGATTTGAATGCGCTCGATCTCATCGCGATCCATCCACACTCCGTGACCATCAGGACAGCGATCGATCATGATTCCAGAATTGTAGGAGTAATTCGAGCGTGTCATAGGCTTATTGCAGACGATACACATCATCTCGGAGGTCGTGTCACGGACGAGAGTCTGCGCCTTAGCTGCGGCTTCCACAGCATTGATGTCTTGATGTTCCTGCTCACCGAACTTTTGCTCGCGAGACTGAACAACCTTCACCAGTTCATCACCATCACACCACAAACCGCCACATTGAGGACAGTGATCCACTTTCTCGGTTTCGTAGTGGATCTCGTTTAACGGAGATGTATCTCTCGGGCATACACGCTTTTGCGCCATCGGCGGCCTCCAGGAACGGGGACGAACACGCTGCCAAACTCATTCCACCTAAGGTTTCGGCAGAAACGATGATCTTTTGAGTGGAGCCTGCTAAAGCCCGAACCGGGCAGGCCAGGTATCTCAAAAAAGTCAAATATCTTGGATTCTTAGCGATTTGAGTTCAAGAGATTTTTCCCATGACTTGGGTTGTGCTTTGGGTGATTATGTAAGGCCAGACTTTTAAGGAGCGCGCTTGCATCTCAAACGCAAACTAGAAATCTTGGCCGATGCCGCTAAATACGATGCCTCCTGTGCTAGCAGCGGGTCCTCGCGCAAGGGTGACAAGAATGGTCTAGGTAATACCGCGGGCATGGGTATTTGCCATAGCTATACGCCGGATGGCCGCTGCGTATCGCTGCTGAAGATTCTGCTGACAAATTTTTGCGTCTTTGATTGCACCTACTGCATCAACCGTGTGTCGAGTGATGTGCCGCGCGCACGGTTCTCGGTAGACGAAGTCGTTTGGCTGACGATGGAGTTTTACCGACGCAACTATATCGAGGGGCTGTTCCTTAGTTCTGGGGTACTCCGGACGCCTGATGCGACGATGGAGGAGATGATAGAGATCGCCCGTCGTCTGCGTGAAGTGGAGCGGTTTGGCGGTTATATTCATCTTAAGGCCGTTGCTGGGGCGTCACCTGCATTGCATCTGGCAGCAGGGCGCTATGCCGATCGCCTTAGTGCCAATATCGAACTGCCGTCTCAGGCAGATCTCGATTTGCTCGCACCAGCCAAGACTCATGCCTCCATCGAGGAGTCCATGGCCGGAATTGAGGCTAAGATCACTGAGGTCAAGAGCGAGAAGAAAAAGAGCAGCAGCCGCGTTAAGGCCCCGATTTTTGCTCCTGGGGGACAAAGCACGCAAATGATCGTCGGTGCGACGCCAAGCAGTGATGCTTTGATTCTGCGCACGGCGACGCATCTTTACGACCAGCATCGCTTACGTCGTGTGTACTACTCAGCATTCAGCCCAATCCCCGATGCGGACCCCCGCTTGCCGCCTCAGGCGCCGCCTCTGATCAGAGAGCATAGGCTATATCAAGCTGATTGGTTGATACGGTTTTACGGCTTTGAGGCGCAGGAGATCACGCCCGAGGATGCGCCCAATTTGGACCTGGAGAAGGATCCTAAACTGGCGTGGGCCTTGCGCAATCGGCATGCATTTCCCGTTGATGTTAATAAAGCCACCAAGGCTCAGCTCCTGCGTGTTCCTGGCTTTGGTGTCCGTAACGTTGAGCGCATCATGACGCTTAGGCGGCACAAACGCATCACGAGTGAGGACTTGATCAAACTGCGCGTTTCATTGCGGCGAGCACAATACTTCATCGTTACGGCGGATACGCATGCCAAGGCCATGCTGATAGACAAACAAGAGTTTCCAGCCCTGGCTGAGAAGAAGATGCGGCAGATGACCATCTTCGAGGTGGGAGCCACAGCAGCGACAGGCGAGTTTTAAGGCCCACGGCAGTATGGCGCTATGACATGACGACTGAGATCGTATTCAAACCTGATTTTGTTAGCTGGCGACAAGAAGCGCGACGTCTTCTTAGTGAGGGAGTGCATCCAGACGATGTCAGCTGGGTGCCTGCAGGTGAGGAGCAAGGTCGTTTGATGTTCGCTGCGGAGGCACCGACTGAGGATTGTGATGATGTACACGAAGCGAAGCATAGCGAAAAGAAAGGCGCTATAGCCAGAGTGCCGCGCGCTTTTATGGAGGCTGCAGAACTAGCAGCTGTGCACCGGGAGCCGCGGCGTTGGCAGGTGCTCTACCGCATCTTATGGCGCCTCAATCACGGTGAGCCCCATCTCCTCAATATCGAAGTCGATGACGATGTCATGCTGCTCACGCGGATGGCCAAGGCAGTTGGACGAGATATCCACAAAATGCACGCATTCGTGCGCTTTCGTAAAGTGATGGGCGCGGATCCCGAGGTTCCTGACGAGCCCGTATACATTGCCTGGCACTGTCCGGATCACGCCATTTTTCGTTTAGCGGTGCCTTTCTTTGTCCGTCGCTTTCGGACGATGACCTTTGCCATCCTGACACCGGACGGATCAGCTTATTGGGATAAGCAGCATCTTGAGTACGGCCCTGGCGTACCTGAGGGTATGGCCCCTCGACTCGAGGACGAGCTTGAGACTCTCTGGTGCAGTTACTACGGCGCCATTTTTAATCCTGCGCGGATTAAGACCAAAGCCATGAAGAAGGAGATGCCGGTCCGGCACTGGCGTACACTGCCGGAGACCGCATTGATTGGTGAACTTTTAGCGTCGAGTGAGGCGCGTGTAGCACAGATGCTTAAAGATCAACCTACATCCGCTCAGCCCTTTGTTCCCAGGGATGCATCTGATCTCGGTGTACTGAAAGAGGCTGCCACTCGCTGTAGCGGCTGCAAGCTGTGCGAGCGAGCGCAGAGTCTTGTTTTTGGCAAAGGTCCTGCGCATGCACGCATAGTGATTGTGGGAGAGCAACCCACTGACTTAGACGATAGACGGACTGAGCCATTCAGTGGACCTGAGCGCGCCATATTGGAGTCGGCGTTAACTGCAGCCGGTGTGCGACTTGACGACGTTTACTTGACTCATGCGTTGAAGCATTTCAAACATCAAGAGACCAACGGAATACGCCAATATAAAAAGCCAGAACCTCGTGACGTTGCCGCATGTCGTCCCTGGTTGGCAGCAGAGCTGCAACTCATTAAGCCTGAGATCATCATTTGTTTGGGGTCTAGTGCAGCTCTCTCCGTCCTTGGCCGCATGATCAGGCTAGCGGACGAACGTGGCAAGCAACTACAGTCAACATGGTCGACACGGACCTTTGTGACGGAAAATGTTGCGGCTGTTTTAAACATTAAGGACGAAGATGAGCGGGCCTCAGCGGTGACACGATTTTTTACCGACATGAACACCGCTTTAGCATCTAGCTGATACTTTACTTGACCAAGCCACTACAAAGCTGCGTCCCTTTACGGGGAAGCTCATGGTCGCACACGTGACTTACGCAGCTGATGAGTTGGTATCCACGCGCCTTACAGGAATACTGCCAAAGTTCTTCACTCTCGGAGAGAAGGGCATGAATTGCAGGGCAAATGTCAGCGGGCGTTGGGGGCGGACAGACCTTAGATTCTCCATTCATGGTAAATCCACTTGGGCTTCCATTTAGGTTTACGATAAGGCCGCCCTTTGCTTGAGTCACCGGCACGAGTTTGATGTTGGCTTCCGCGACTTTTCCAGCAAGGATATCGACCTTGCCGCGGCCTTTTTGGTAAACTTTGCCCGTGGTGCTGTCTAGCACCTCGACCAATAGTAAGTATTGACCTGGCATCAAGTCGAAGCGCTGAAGCTGCGGTATACCAACGCCCAGTGGAAAAATTTGCTGGCCTTTTGCATCGCTCTTAGCTGCAGTAGTTAGCTGTGCATCGAGTTCTGCATCCATGGCAGAGGCCTCACTTTGCAGTGCTTTTATGCGCTCTTTTTTTGCTGCTATGAGGTCAGAACCTATGGGTGCACCGCCGATACCAATTCCCCAGGGATTAGGGCCACACGCGCCACCTACTGAGCCCATACAGATCATCGGAACTGCGTGACCCTGACCTGATTCGAGTTGTTTTAACTGTTCTTCGGCTGTGATCACCATCGCATCGGTATCTAGCTTTTTCTTGTAGAGAATCTCGAGTTGCGGCGTCTGGCGCGCCAGGGAGAGTCGCACTTGATCGATACTGTCCGGCATGCCGGTTGGCATCATAAGTGCCAGAGACCCACTTGGACCGGAGAGCTCGCTCTGCGGTGCGGCCGGTCCTTGCCAATGAGCCGCGGGAGCTTTTTCGCTATCGGTATGTTTTTTTGCCGGTGTTTGGAAGCCGCATGCCGCGGTAAGGGAGAATAGTAAAGCACTGGCGGTAGTCGTAAGGTGAGCTTTGGACGGTTTGTTTTTGATGTTTCGTGCCATAGTCTGCCAATTCCTCTAAGGTGAGCTCCCAGGCGCCAGCTTGGCTCAGCGCCACGGAACCATTGTAATTTCCTTAGGTCGTTATCGGTTTTTTGTATAAAAACTTTAGCGTAAAATATGTTTTTATATAAAAAATGAATAAAGGCGCGGCGGTAGCCCCTTTGCCCCACAATCAAACATTCAGTTAAAATCGATGCGCCTGTCTGATACTTAAGTATGAGACAGGCGATTATTTCGATGTCACGACGACGCGCAACGTAGGCCGTCCGTGCTTTGGTCAGGCCTCACTGGAACAGTACCGGGAGATCGATGGGGGTGATGGAGACCGGTCCTCCCGGGCCATCGCATGTGATTCTTA
The nucleotide sequence above comes from Deltaproteobacteria bacterium. Encoded proteins:
- a CDS encoding putative DNA modification/repair radical SAM protein — its product is MHLKRKLEILADAAKYDASCASSGSSRKGDKNGLGNTAGMGICHSYTPDGRCVSLLKILLTNFCVFDCTYCINRVSSDVPRARFSVDEVVWLTMEFYRRNYIEGLFLSSGVLRTPDATMEEMIEIARRLREVERFGGYIHLKAVAGASPALHLAAGRYADRLSANIELPSQADLDLLAPAKTHASIEESMAGIEAKITEVKSEKKKSSSRVKAPIFAPGGQSTQMIVGATPSSDALILRTATHLYDQHRLRRVYYSAFSPIPDADPRLPPQAPPLIREHRLYQADWLIRFYGFEAQEITPEDAPNLDLEKDPKLAWALRNRHAFPVDVNKATKAQLLRVPGFGVRNVERIMTLRRHKRITSEDLIKLRVSLRRAQYFIVTADTHAKAMLIDKQEFPALAEKKMRQMTIFEVGATAATGEF
- a CDS encoding DUF4130 domain-containing protein translates to MTTEIVFKPDFVSWRQEARRLLSEGVHPDDVSWVPAGEEQGRLMFAAEAPTEDCDDVHEAKHSEKKGAIARVPRAFMEAAELAAVHREPRRWQVLYRILWRLNHGEPHLLNIEVDDDVMLLTRMAKAVGRDIHKMHAFVRFRKVMGADPEVPDEPVYIAWHCPDHAIFRLAVPFFVRRFRTMTFAILTPDGSAYWDKQHLEYGPGVPEGMAPRLEDELETLWCSYYGAIFNPARIKTKAMKKEMPVRHWRTLPETALIGELLASSEARVAQMLKDQPTSAQPFVPRDASDLGVLKEAATRCSGCKLCERAQSLVFGKGPAHARIVIVGEQPTDLDDRRTEPFSGPERAILESALTAAGVRLDDVYLTHALKHFKHQETNGIRQYKKPEPRDVAACRPWLAAELQLIKPEIIICLGSSAALSVLGRMIRLADERGKQLQSTWSTRTFVTENVAAVLNIKDEDERASAVTRFFTDMNTALASS